Proteins encoded together in one Vibrio metoecus window:
- a CDS encoding potassium transporter Kup gives MKPAKQTTASLAFLAMGIVYGDIGTSPLYAFKEVFFSHHPLAINPDNVLGILSLVFWAFVLIVSIKYLLLVTRADQNGEGGILTLSAIAQQNAPKRWQRIAMLLGILATGFFFGEAVITPAMSVLSAVEGIAVAQPDLAPYVLPIAMMIIVALFAVQAMGTERIGRFFAPVMLLWFLVLALLGAHAIWHAPQVLRALNPAYAVHFVLLHGQHTLFILGLVVLSVTGVEALYADMGHFGIKPIRIAWFALVMPSLLLNYFGQGAYLLTLSEPTGSTFFSLAPKAWLWPLILLATFATVIASQAVISGIFSLARQAINYGYLPPMKIAHTSEHSQGQIYVPAANMLLFVAVIFVMLRFRSSANLAAAYGIAVTAIMMISSLLLVLVARYQWQWRWSRVVTIGIVFIGMDSLLLASTSTKLMEGGWLPLLLGCAVFIVMYIWQQQRQRLLEIAGNELSVSAMIQSLEEESFQRAAGTAVYLSRSLNHVPRSLLHNIKYNKTLHERNVLMTFQYEAVPRVHPCRRAEIEQVSASFWQVVIHTGYQEEPDMAQVMHCCGLKGLYLHPNETLFLLSSERLKVQKLGMWHDLKVWFFIQMSKHALRTSERLNIPPDRLIEMGVYREM, from the coding sequence ATGAAACCTGCAAAACAAACGACAGCCAGCTTGGCTTTTCTGGCAATGGGTATCGTCTATGGCGATATCGGAACCAGTCCTCTTTACGCTTTTAAAGAAGTGTTCTTCAGTCACCATCCACTCGCGATTAACCCTGACAATGTGTTGGGGATTTTATCTTTGGTGTTTTGGGCATTTGTCCTGATCGTTTCCATTAAATATCTTCTGCTGGTGACACGCGCCGATCAAAATGGTGAAGGCGGTATTCTGACTTTATCCGCCATTGCTCAACAAAATGCCCCCAAACGTTGGCAGAGGATTGCCATGTTACTCGGAATTTTGGCGACGGGCTTTTTCTTTGGTGAAGCGGTGATAACGCCTGCCATGTCAGTACTTTCTGCGGTAGAAGGGATTGCGGTGGCGCAACCGGACTTAGCTCCTTATGTACTGCCCATTGCCATGATGATTATTGTGGCGCTGTTTGCGGTTCAAGCGATGGGAACTGAGCGTATCGGGCGCTTTTTCGCGCCAGTGATGTTGCTGTGGTTTTTGGTGCTGGCTTTACTCGGTGCCCATGCAATTTGGCACGCGCCCCAAGTATTACGTGCACTTAACCCAGCGTATGCGGTGCATTTTGTCTTGCTTCATGGGCAACACACCCTGTTTATTTTGGGCTTAGTCGTGCTTTCAGTGACTGGGGTTGAAGCACTGTACGCCGATATGGGGCACTTTGGGATTAAGCCGATCCGCATTGCGTGGTTTGCACTGGTGATGCCCAGTTTGCTGCTCAACTATTTTGGGCAAGGGGCGTATCTGCTTACCCTGTCTGAGCCCACAGGTTCTACTTTCTTTAGCCTGGCGCCTAAAGCTTGGTTGTGGCCTTTGATCTTGCTGGCGACGTTTGCCACTGTTATTGCTTCGCAAGCGGTCATCTCTGGGATCTTTTCGTTAGCGAGACAGGCCATCAACTATGGCTATTTGCCGCCGATGAAAATTGCGCATACTTCAGAGCATTCACAAGGGCAGATTTATGTGCCCGCGGCGAACATGTTGTTGTTTGTGGCCGTGATTTTTGTGATGTTGCGTTTTCGCTCATCCGCCAACTTAGCGGCCGCCTACGGTATTGCGGTCACGGCGATCATGATGATCTCTTCGCTACTGTTGGTTTTGGTTGCGCGTTATCAATGGCAGTGGAGATGGTCGCGAGTCGTCACGATTGGGATCGTGTTTATTGGCATGGATAGTTTGTTGTTAGCGTCGACCTCAACCAAATTGATGGAGGGTGGTTGGCTGCCTCTGCTTTTAGGATGTGCGGTGTTTATCGTCATGTATATTTGGCAGCAGCAGCGCCAACGTTTGCTGGAAATTGCCGGTAACGAGCTCTCGGTTTCGGCGATGATTCAGTCATTGGAGGAAGAGTCTTTCCAACGCGCCGCAGGAACCGCCGTTTATCTGTCTCGCTCGTTGAATCATGTGCCGCGCTCGCTGCTGCACAATATCAAATACAACAAGACCTTACATGAAAGAAATGTATTGATGACCTTTCAATATGAGGCGGTGCCAAGGGTTCACCCATGTCGCAGAGCTGAGATAGAGCAGGTCTCGGCCAGTTTTTGGCAAGTAGTGATCCATACCGGTTATCAAGAGGAGCCAGATATGGCGCAAGTGATGCATTGCTGCGGTCTAAAAGGCTTGTATTTGCATCCCAATGAAACGCTCTTTTTGCTCTCTTCAGAGCGATTGAAAGTACAAAAACTGGGGATGTGGCATGACCTGAAAGTCTGGTTCTTTATTCAGATGAGCAAACATGCGCTGAGAACGTCGGAAAGATTGAATATTCCTCCCGATCGCCTAATTGAGATGGGTGTGTACCGAGAGATGTAA
- the nifJ gene encoding pyruvate:ferredoxin (flavodoxin) oxidoreductase — MTWITDANMAVARVAYQLSEVLAVYPITPSTSMAESCEQWASQQKSNLLGDVPKLVEMQSEAGSIAVVHGAAMSGALATTFTSSQGLLLMIPSLYKLAGELTPCVIHVAARTVATHALSIYCDHSDVMAIRQTGVAMLCASNAQEAQDLAAIATFSALQCRLPFVHFFDGFLTSHAITQIEPLSEEALSALLPMPALVDFRARALTPDRPTLRGATADPDSYFQCREAQTPYHQSTPEQVQNIMDCFETQTGRRYQLVEYIGHPQAQSVIVAMGSSVDTIKQVVLAGVQQGERIGVIQIRLYRPFPSQALRDALPATVTHISVLDRTKEPGSHGEPLYLDVLSALYTQMANSIRLSRGRYGLSGKAFFPEDVEAIFTMMQAPEQEQMHEFVVGIEDDVSQLTLPKTISATRDKPYQSVLMYGYGGDGSVSAGKNLIKTLGQNWHVQGQFEYDSKKSANVTTTHIRFSQQPITAPYPVRHAWLVSLSNLKLLHERDIASKLIANGYLLLNTALTGQALWAALPPALQSRLQALSVQVATIDADGLVERHQLGNKTSIVMQAAAARLLSQHTEQALLPPLEASLTEQLKHRSAQQLTQSLQCLNQAYQSVCEMPFAIPSETTEAIQSQPKIWGASLVEQLLAGKGDALPVSAYPADGVWPTNTSQLEKRNLAEQLPVWETDLCTQCGYCVAICPHSAIRARIVSETHPTLSELKSLPYRSRQQPDAHYVLQVSPDDCTGCQLCTQVCPAKDRREPERKALNMVEKNLSYQSEQQRFTHFQALPKQSAYQQQRIDVKTLQHVEPYFEYPNACAGCGETPYIRILTQLFGDRLMIANATGCSSIFGGNLPTTPYSQDSDGRGPAWANSLFEDNAEFGLGMNMALEALQSRAQRLLGGHTPQSPLPDLRSQIGELKQRLPAHSEEQLLADYLSEKMVWMIGGDGWAYDIGFGGLDHVMRSGRNINILVLDTQCYSNTGGQKSKSTPQGQTAKLCSLPNPSPAKDLVKLYQDLPGAFVARIALGANINQTIKALQAAGEHSGPSLVVAYSPCIEHHYDLAHSAQVTKEVVKSGAWPLYAGVAQQD; from the coding sequence ATGACTTGGATTACTGACGCAAATATGGCCGTTGCCCGCGTTGCTTATCAACTGAGTGAAGTGCTAGCCGTCTACCCTATTACACCGAGCACCAGCATGGCCGAAAGCTGTGAACAATGGGCAAGCCAGCAAAAGAGCAATCTGCTGGGTGATGTACCCAAACTTGTGGAAATGCAATCGGAAGCAGGCAGTATTGCGGTTGTTCATGGCGCTGCCATGAGCGGTGCACTTGCCACTACCTTTACCTCATCGCAAGGTTTATTGCTCATGATCCCAAGCTTATACAAGCTTGCTGGTGAGCTGACGCCTTGTGTCATTCATGTGGCGGCTCGCACTGTTGCAACCCATGCGTTATCCATTTACTGCGATCATTCGGACGTGATGGCCATCCGCCAAACGGGCGTTGCAATGCTCTGCGCCAGTAATGCGCAAGAGGCGCAAGATCTGGCCGCTATTGCCACTTTCAGTGCTTTACAATGCCGCTTACCGTTTGTGCATTTCTTTGATGGATTCCTCACCTCACACGCCATTACCCAGATTGAGCCGCTCTCCGAAGAGGCGTTATCTGCACTGCTACCCATGCCAGCGTTAGTTGATTTTCGTGCCCGAGCCTTAACGCCCGATCGACCAACTCTACGCGGAGCCACTGCCGATCCCGACAGTTACTTTCAGTGTCGCGAGGCTCAAACGCCGTACCATCAAAGTACGCCTGAACAGGTGCAGAACATCATGGACTGTTTTGAAACACAGACCGGACGCCGCTACCAGTTGGTCGAGTATATCGGTCATCCGCAAGCACAATCTGTGATTGTCGCAATGGGATCTTCCGTCGACACCATCAAACAAGTCGTCCTTGCCGGCGTTCAACAAGGTGAGCGGATTGGCGTTATTCAGATCCGACTATATCGCCCTTTTCCAAGCCAAGCCTTACGGGATGCGCTTCCAGCCACGGTGACTCATATCAGCGTATTGGATCGCACCAAAGAGCCGGGCAGTCACGGCGAACCGCTTTATCTTGACGTTTTAAGTGCCTTGTATACCCAAATGGCAAACTCGATCCGACTCTCTCGCGGTCGCTATGGGTTATCAGGAAAAGCGTTTTTCCCAGAAGATGTCGAAGCGATTTTCACTATGATGCAAGCTCCCGAGCAGGAGCAAATGCACGAGTTTGTGGTGGGTATTGAAGATGACGTAAGCCAACTTACTCTACCGAAAACGATTTCAGCGACGAGAGATAAGCCCTATCAAAGTGTTCTGATGTATGGCTATGGCGGCGATGGGAGTGTCAGTGCGGGAAAAAATCTGATTAAAACCCTAGGCCAAAACTGGCATGTACAGGGTCAGTTTGAATACGACTCCAAAAAATCTGCCAATGTCACCACGACACATATCCGCTTCAGTCAGCAACCGATCACTGCTCCCTATCCGGTTCGTCACGCTTGGTTGGTTTCGCTCAGCAATCTGAAACTTCTCCATGAGCGTGATATTGCCAGCAAGCTGATCGCCAATGGCTATCTGTTGCTCAACACCGCACTGACGGGGCAAGCGCTGTGGGCCGCTTTACCACCCGCGTTGCAAAGTCGCCTGCAGGCCTTATCGGTTCAAGTGGCCACCATAGATGCCGATGGCTTGGTTGAGCGCCATCAACTCGGCAATAAAACCAGTATTGTAATGCAAGCCGCGGCGGCTCGATTATTAAGCCAGCATACCGAACAGGCGTTATTGCCCCCACTGGAAGCGAGTCTAACCGAACAGCTCAAACACCGTTCAGCCCAGCAACTGACACAAAGCCTGCAATGCCTAAACCAAGCATATCAGTCGGTGTGTGAGATGCCATTTGCGATCCCAAGTGAAACAACGGAGGCCATCCAGAGCCAGCCGAAGATTTGGGGCGCGAGCTTGGTTGAACAGTTGCTGGCGGGGAAAGGCGATGCGCTACCTGTCTCGGCTTATCCGGCCGATGGAGTATGGCCTACCAATACTTCGCAGTTAGAAAAGCGCAATCTTGCTGAACAGCTGCCGGTTTGGGAAACCGATCTTTGCACTCAATGCGGTTACTGCGTCGCGATTTGCCCTCATTCGGCGATTCGTGCCCGCATTGTGAGTGAAACCCATCCCACCTTGAGTGAGTTAAAAAGCCTGCCTTATCGCTCAAGGCAGCAACCCGATGCGCATTATGTACTGCAAGTGTCGCCGGATGACTGTACTGGCTGCCAGTTATGCACTCAGGTTTGCCCAGCAAAAGATCGACGAGAGCCAGAACGTAAGGCATTGAATATGGTTGAGAAGAACCTCAGTTATCAGTCAGAACAACAAAGATTCACTCATTTCCAAGCCTTGCCGAAGCAGTCGGCCTATCAGCAGCAGCGAATTGATGTCAAAACATTGCAGCACGTTGAGCCCTATTTTGAATACCCGAATGCCTGTGCAGGATGCGGAGAAACGCCTTATATCCGTATTTTGACTCAGTTATTCGGCGATCGATTGATGATTGCGAACGCGACAGGCTGCTCCTCAATTTTTGGCGGCAATCTACCCACGACGCCTTACAGTCAGGATAGTGATGGACGAGGCCCAGCTTGGGCCAACAGCCTATTTGAGGATAATGCCGAATTTGGCTTGGGCATGAATATGGCACTGGAAGCCTTACAATCGCGTGCGCAGCGTTTGCTAGGCGGACATACCCCGCAATCTCCGCTTCCCGATCTAAGATCGCAGATTGGTGAGCTGAAGCAGCGACTTCCTGCTCACTCGGAAGAGCAACTGCTGGCCGATTATTTAAGCGAAAAAATGGTGTGGATGATAGGAGGTGACGGCTGGGCTTATGACATCGGCTTTGGCGGACTCGATCATGTGATGCGCAGCGGACGTAACATCAATATTCTGGTTCTGGATACGCAGTGTTACTCCAACACTGGTGGACAAAAATCCAAGTCCACCCCGCAAGGACAAACCGCGAAATTGTGCAGTTTACCCAATCCAAGTCCAGCCAAAGATCTGGTTAAACTTTACCAAGATCTGCCCGGTGCGTTTGTAGCGAGAATAGCCTTGGGTGCCAACATCAATCAGACCATTAAAGCACTGCAAGCTGCAGGTGAACATTCTGGTCCGTCATTGGTTGTCGCCTATTCGCCCTGCATCGAGCACCATTACGATTTGGCACACAGTGCGCAAGTTACAAAAGAGGTGGTGAAATCTGGCGCATGGCCGCTGTATGCGGGCGTCGCGCAACAAGATTAG
- a CDS encoding ATP-binding protein has protein sequence MVTRLNEAHKALILVALYAMVTVVGVMYRKDMIETDVAMLFLLLNILSASVLKPRNAYLMMGLSIIDYHYFLLPDYQSFRFENAQYVITYAVLAFSGIFAVNITQAQRKQIEKNKRLQQQHKKYYELACHLSALSTSEEIAQATVKFLSKEKGIVSAIALYQLQWQWAAQHPDFPVAAIELPQPPFTDNRLALAQDEQINAFTLVDRGTILGVIYFLRYPHDRFASPEALRRESKIAPWVRSLLTLSLARAHAHRTLAHVEAEKQLESTRTTLLASVSHDLKTPLGAIIGSATTLTDPSLHLSTETQQELLTSIAEQGERLNRSLTKLLDITRYTASALVPKLDWVEPEELIGTVLSRLAPRLTHHKVQIESQPMLVELDSLLIEQVLINLVENAAKYTPRGSEIEIACAYQDQQFTLAVVDNGAGIPDEALPRIFDRFYRVEGNHADGTGLGLAICQVIVAAHQGSIRVHNRESGGACFTVTIPCRQYNLKELYEQ, from the coding sequence GTGGTGACAAGACTTAATGAAGCACACAAAGCGCTGATTCTGGTTGCGCTTTACGCCATGGTCACTGTCGTGGGTGTGATGTACCGCAAAGATATGATTGAGACTGATGTAGCTATGCTGTTTTTGCTGCTCAATATCTTGAGCGCATCAGTACTCAAACCGCGCAACGCTTACTTGATGATGGGATTAAGCATCATCGATTATCACTACTTTCTGCTACCGGACTATCAATCGTTCCGATTTGAGAATGCGCAGTACGTGATTACCTATGCGGTGTTAGCTTTTAGTGGGATTTTCGCGGTGAATATAACACAGGCTCAGCGCAAGCAAATAGAGAAAAATAAGCGCCTGCAGCAGCAACACAAGAAGTACTATGAACTTGCTTGCCATCTTTCTGCACTCAGTACCAGTGAAGAGATTGCTCAAGCCACCGTAAAATTTTTAAGTAAAGAGAAGGGGATAGTCAGTGCGATCGCGCTATACCAACTGCAGTGGCAATGGGCGGCGCAGCACCCTGATTTCCCCGTTGCAGCAATTGAACTACCACAGCCTCCTTTCACTGATAACAGATTAGCCTTGGCGCAAGATGAACAGATCAATGCCTTCACCTTGGTGGATCGTGGGACAATCCTTGGGGTCATTTATTTCCTACGTTATCCCCATGATCGCTTTGCATCGCCAGAGGCTTTGCGGCGTGAATCTAAAATCGCACCTTGGGTACGCTCTCTTCTGACCCTCTCGTTAGCAAGGGCTCATGCGCATCGCACCTTGGCCCATGTGGAAGCGGAGAAACAGCTGGAAAGTACGCGCACAACGTTACTCGCGTCTGTCTCGCACGATCTAAAAACGCCGCTTGGCGCGATCATTGGCTCTGCTACCACTTTAACCGATCCGAGTCTTCACCTCTCGACGGAAACCCAGCAAGAGCTGCTGACGTCAATTGCTGAGCAAGGCGAGCGGTTAAATCGCAGTTTGACCAAACTGCTCGATATCACCCGCTATACGGCATCCGCGCTAGTACCTAAGTTAGATTGGGTTGAACCGGAGGAGTTGATTGGAACGGTGCTCAGTCGTTTAGCACCGCGATTAACCCATCACAAAGTACAGATTGAGAGTCAACCGATGTTGGTTGAGCTTGATAGCTTACTGATTGAACAGGTGTTGATTAACTTAGTGGAAAATGCCGCGAAATATACACCTAGAGGCAGCGAAATTGAGATCGCTTGTGCTTATCAAGATCAGCAGTTTACGCTGGCGGTGGTGGATAATGGCGCGGGCATTCCCGATGAGGCATTACCTAGAATTTTTGACCGGTTTTATCGTGTGGAAGGCAATCATGCTGATGGAACGGGGCTTGGCTTGGCGATTTGCCAAGTGATTGTTGCGGCTCACCAAGGTTCGATTCGGGTACATAATCGAGAGTCTGGGGGCGCATGTTTTACGGTGACGATTCCTTGCCGCCAATACAATTTAAAGGAACTGTATGAACAGTGA
- a CDS encoding response regulator has product MNSEIKILIIEDEAPIQRFLTVLISGYEYQVKVASTAEQGLHLVANWNPHLILLDLGLPDQDGISLTRELRAWTQTPIMVISAREKEADKVQALDAGANDYLTKPFGSEELMARIRVALRLAPSTESVEQTRFELGDLVLDLVLKQVTKAGEPVKLTKTEYNILKLLAKNMGKVLTHKQILKEVWGGNYVEHHHYVRIHVAQLRHKVEDNPAQPRFILTENGVGYRLVDK; this is encoded by the coding sequence ATGAACAGTGAAATTAAGATCCTCATTATTGAAGACGAAGCGCCAATTCAACGGTTTTTGACTGTGCTTATTTCTGGTTATGAGTATCAAGTGAAAGTTGCCAGCACGGCAGAGCAAGGGCTGCATCTGGTGGCGAATTGGAACCCGCATTTGATCCTGTTGGATTTAGGTTTGCCAGATCAAGACGGCATCAGTTTGACGAGAGAACTGCGAGCATGGACGCAAACCCCAATCATGGTGATTTCTGCCCGAGAAAAAGAAGCGGATAAAGTGCAAGCTCTGGATGCCGGGGCGAACGACTATTTGACTAAACCCTTTGGCAGTGAAGAGCTGATGGCTCGTATTCGGGTGGCGCTGCGTTTAGCGCCGAGCACCGAAAGTGTAGAGCAAACTCGTTTTGAATTGGGGGATCTGGTGTTGGATCTTGTGTTAAAGCAAGTTACCAAGGCTGGAGAGCCAGTAAAACTGACCAAAACCGAATACAACATTTTGAAATTGCTAGCAAAAAATATGGGGAAGGTGCTCACACACAAGCAGATTTTAAAAGAAGTGTGGGGCGGCAATTATGTCGAGCATCATCACTATGTGCGTATCCATGTGGCTCAGTTACGCCATAAAGTGGAAGACAATCCCGCGCAACCACGCTTCATCCTGACTGAAAATGGGGTCGGTTACCGTTTAGTGGATAAATAG
- the tatA gene encoding twin-arginine translocase TatA/TatE family subunit — protein MGGISVGKLLILGCIVALVFGTKKLRTIGEDAGYAIRSFQKALRGDEVTTQSSTTEEYVDSFAIEQESSHSSDSQRHS, from the coding sequence ATGGGTGGAATCAGTGTGGGTAAGCTCTTAATCTTGGGGTGTATTGTTGCGCTGGTTTTCGGCACTAAGAAACTGCGGACCATAGGTGAAGATGCGGGTTATGCGATTCGCTCTTTTCAAAAAGCGTTACGCGGTGACGAAGTGACGACTCAGTCATCAACGACCGAGGAATACGTGGACAGCTTCGCTATTGAGCAAGAGTCGTCCCATTCTTCTGATTCTCAGCGCCACTCATAA
- a CDS encoding DedA family protein codes for MDSLLSIFSALWHHDVFALQQVNLLLLYLCLGLLIFLESGFLPAAPLPCDSVIILSGSLAAAGILQLHWVLITLCMAGWFGSLMAFYQGAQLKHWNIINRWLAKVPDKQLKTTDKLMHRYGLIALFFGRFFPVVRSLLPMVMGLRNGVKPVQFITASAISALFWIVFLVGAGFGIALLPTKLEQLATKILMIAPVLTLVLAILTLLTSSIIKKRDRKVKVRIED; via the coding sequence TTGGATTCCCTACTCTCTATTTTTAGTGCGCTCTGGCACCATGATGTTTTCGCCCTACAACAGGTGAATTTACTGCTGTTATACCTCTGTTTAGGGTTGCTGATTTTTTTGGAAAGTGGCTTTTTACCGGCTGCACCATTGCCATGTGACAGTGTGATCATCCTGAGCGGTTCACTTGCCGCAGCTGGTATTTTACAGTTGCATTGGGTACTCATAACCTTATGCATGGCTGGATGGTTCGGTAGTTTGATGGCCTTTTATCAAGGAGCCCAACTCAAGCATTGGAACATCATTAACCGCTGGCTAGCCAAGGTTCCTGATAAGCAATTAAAAACCACTGATAAACTAATGCACCGTTACGGTTTGATTGCTTTGTTCTTCGGGCGTTTCTTCCCCGTGGTACGCTCTTTATTGCCGATGGTGATGGGGTTACGTAACGGGGTTAAGCCGGTTCAATTTATTACAGCGTCAGCCATCAGTGCTCTGTTTTGGATTGTATTTTTGGTAGGGGCAGGGTTTGGTATTGCGTTGTTACCCACTAAGTTAGAACAACTGGCGACCAAGATACTCATGATTGCCCCCGTCTTGACTCTAGTGCTGGCCATACTGACACTCCTTACCAGCAGCATCATTAAAAAGCGCGATCGAAAAGTGAAAGTCCGGATAGAAGACTGA
- a CDS encoding EAL domain-containing protein: MVLTDKQQFLDCIHYDEDGEYYAKYNGLTLRSVFQPIFDKQHQVVGAEALVRIFTQQHTQIRPDLFFHSDTFAADDKLNVERLSRAIHIRNFSLSPYRDTRLFLNVLPVAGEQFAYCNISTTLLATRLAELAIPHQRVVMELVEVESGDENMLQIATERLAASGFQIAIDDFGCKASTPARVAMLRPNIIKLDRQLLLDFMAGNCCGLLTGLQLANSTGAHTVVEGIETAEQLAAMQKLNVHMYQGYYLALPEGIAQSAKVANAH, encoded by the coding sequence ATGGTTCTGACTGATAAACAACAATTTCTCGACTGCATCCATTACGATGAAGACGGAGAATATTATGCGAAGTATAACGGGCTAACACTGCGTAGTGTGTTTCAACCCATTTTTGATAAACAACATCAAGTCGTCGGAGCTGAAGCACTTGTTCGCATATTCACTCAACAACACACTCAGATTAGACCCGATCTCTTTTTCCATTCTGATACCTTTGCTGCTGATGATAAGTTGAATGTGGAACGGCTTAGCCGCGCCATTCATATCCGCAATTTTAGTCTTTCTCCATATCGAGATACTCGCTTATTCCTTAACGTACTCCCCGTTGCTGGTGAACAATTTGCTTACTGTAATATCAGTACCACACTATTGGCTACACGCCTGGCAGAGCTAGCGATTCCGCATCAACGAGTCGTAATGGAGTTGGTTGAAGTGGAGTCTGGCGATGAAAACATGTTACAGATAGCCACGGAAAGACTTGCCGCGAGCGGTTTTCAAATTGCAATTGACGATTTTGGCTGCAAAGCCTCAACCCCAGCAAGAGTTGCCATGCTGCGGCCGAACATCATTAAATTAGATAGGCAGCTACTACTCGATTTTATGGCGGGAAATTGCTGCGGTTTGCTTACAGGCCTTCAATTGGCCAACAGTACCGGAGCACATACCGTAGTTGAAGGAATTGAAACAGCGGAACAATTAGCCGCTATGCAAAAACTCAACGTGCATATGTACCAAGGCTATTACTTAGCATTGCCCGAAGGGATTGCACAATCAGCGAAAGTCGCTAATGCACATTAA
- a CDS encoding cytochrome b, producing MKTSNNPHYNGLARSIHWISALIIIGLFALGTWMVDLSYYSEWYRTAPHWHKSVGLLLGGLTLFRLIWKALSSSPKIEGARWEIVTAKSAHHLMYVGLFVLFVSGYLISTEDGRGIEVFDWFTVPGAGALFENQADIAGEIHFYTAWGLITIAVLHALAALKHHFINRDNTLRKMLTGASK from the coding sequence ATGAAAACTTCAAACAATCCACACTATAACGGGCTGGCACGTAGTATCCATTGGATTTCTGCATTGATCATTATTGGTCTGTTTGCGCTTGGTACTTGGATGGTGGACCTCTCTTATTACAGTGAGTGGTATCGCACGGCACCGCACTGGCATAAGTCGGTAGGCTTGCTACTGGGGGGATTAACGCTTTTTCGTCTGATTTGGAAAGCACTCTCTTCATCACCGAAAATTGAAGGTGCGCGCTGGGAAATAGTAACGGCTAAAAGTGCTCATCACTTGATGTACGTTGGACTGTTTGTCCTTTTTGTTTCTGGGTATCTCATCTCAACAGAAGATGGTCGAGGTATTGAAGTTTTTGATTGGTTTACCGTGCCGGGGGCGGGTGCGCTATTTGAAAACCAAGCGGATATTGCTGGAGAGATCCATTTCTACACCGCTTGGGGTTTAATTACGATTGCAGTCTTACATGCTTTGGCTGCTCTCAAACACCATTTCATTAATCGTGATAATACGTTACGCAAAATGCTGACAGGAGCATCAAAATGA
- a CDS encoding YceI family protein — translation MKKTLMAVGLAAVMSIPFTANAADYVIDTKGAHASINFKVSHLGFSFTKGRFNKFDGEFSYDPANITSSSVTVNVDTRSLDSNHAERDKHIRSSDFIDASKYTTATFKSTEVVDKGNGQLDVKGDLTLHGQTKPIVINAEFIGAGQDPWGGQRAGFMGTTRLELKDFGIQVMGTSSYVDMELYVEGVQK, via the coding sequence ATGAAAAAAACACTAATGGCAGTGGGTCTTGCTGCAGTCATGTCCATTCCGTTTACAGCGAATGCTGCTGATTATGTGATTGATACGAAAGGTGCTCATGCATCCATCAACTTTAAAGTCAGTCATTTGGGTTTTAGTTTTACTAAAGGACGTTTCAATAAGTTTGATGGGGAATTTTCTTATGACCCAGCCAATATTACGAGTTCAAGTGTTACGGTAAATGTGGATACAAGAAGCTTGGATTCAAACCATGCAGAACGTGATAAGCACATTCGTAGTTCCGATTTTATTGATGCTTCTAAGTACACCACGGCAACCTTTAAAAGTACCGAAGTCGTTGACAAGGGAAATGGTCAGCTGGATGTCAAAGGTGACTTAACACTGCATGGCCAGACTAAGCCCATCGTGATTAATGCGGAGTTTATTGGTGCTGGGCAAGACCCTTGGGGTGGCCAACGTGCTGGTTTCATGGGTACTACGCGTTTGGAATTGAAAGATTTCGGTATTCAAGTTATGGGGACATCAAGCTACGTTGATATGGAATTGTACGTAGAAGGTGTTCAAAAATAG